From one Streptomyces spiramyceticus genomic stretch:
- a CDS encoding FadR/GntR family transcriptional regulator: MALTSPRRSALADQVINELRNQITSGEWPVGSRIPTEPELVEQLGVARNTVREAVRALAHNGLLDIRQGSGTYVIATSELAGVMHRRFADADPRHIAELRSTLESSAARLAAERRTERDVRQLDAVLARREAAWESGDAELFVRADATLHLAVVAASHNDVLIGLYADLGDLLRAWLRDDVGHELRPEDHMDHARMVEAIRAGDADTAATEAASYSLKCLGDRVQSSPGM, from the coding sequence ATGGCGCTGACCTCCCCCCGGCGTTCGGCACTCGCCGACCAGGTGATCAACGAGCTGCGCAACCAGATCACCTCGGGCGAGTGGCCCGTCGGGTCGCGCATCCCGACCGAGCCGGAGCTCGTCGAGCAGCTGGGAGTGGCCCGCAACACCGTGCGTGAGGCGGTGCGCGCGCTGGCGCACAACGGGCTGCTCGACATCCGGCAGGGCTCGGGTACGTACGTCATCGCCACCAGCGAACTGGCCGGCGTGATGCACCGCCGCTTCGCGGACGCCGACCCCCGCCACATCGCCGAGCTGCGCTCCACCCTGGAGTCCTCCGCGGCCCGGCTGGCGGCGGAGCGGCGTACCGAGCGTGATGTGAGGCAGCTGGACGCGGTGCTCGCGCGCCGGGAGGCGGCCTGGGAGTCGGGCGACGCAGAGCTCTTCGTCCGCGCGGACGCGACGCTGCACCTGGCCGTGGTCGCCGCCTCGCACAACGACGTACTCATCGGGCTCTACGCCGACCTGGGCGACCTGCTGCGCGCCTGGCTGCGCGACGACGTGGGGCACGAACTGCGCCCCGAGGACCACATGGACCATGCACGGATGGTGGAGGCGATCCGGGCGGGCGACGCCGATACGGCGGCCACCGAGGCGGCGAGCTACTCCCTCAAGTGCCTCGGGGACCGCGTGCAGTCATCTCCCGGGATGTGA
- a CDS encoding SGM_5486 family transporter-associated protein gives MPVLDPNPQNGQKKLLIVLGAMLGITVLIAIVASLASP, from the coding sequence ATGCCTGTACTCGACCCCAACCCCCAGAACGGCCAGAAGAAGCTGCTCATCGTGCTCGGCGCGATGCTCGGCATCACGGTGCTCATCGCGATCGTCGCGTCGCTCGCCTCCCCCTGA
- a CDS encoding transglycosylase SLT domain-containing protein, translating into MSASSTPGHSRLKKTHKVSIAGVAALGAAALAFSLVPSNASAQAEPATVAAAPVAWSAAAADSAQAKTVHTSITQQHTDADRLAKAVADARAKADAKAAAAAKAKAEAEAKAKAAAAAKKRAADKRAAASRAAARKPVYANNLDGWIREALSIMKAKGIPGTYDGLHRNIIRESAGDPRAINNWDINAQNGVPSIGLLQVIKPTFDAYHVAGTAHSQYDPVANITAAANYAADRYGSIDNVNSAY; encoded by the coding sequence ATGTCCGCGTCCAGCACCCCCGGCCATAGTCGCCTGAAGAAGACCCACAAGGTTTCCATCGCCGGTGTCGCCGCCCTCGGCGCCGCTGCCCTCGCGTTCTCTCTCGTCCCCAGTAACGCATCCGCTCAGGCAGAGCCCGCGACCGTCGCCGCCGCACCGGTGGCATGGTCCGCAGCGGCCGCCGACAGCGCGCAGGCCAAGACTGTGCACACCAGCATCACCCAGCAGCACACCGACGCCGACAGGCTGGCGAAGGCTGTGGCCGACGCGCGGGCGAAGGCCGACGCCAAGGCCGCCGCGGCCGCCAAGGCAAAGGCTGAAGCCGAGGCGAAGGCCAAGGCCGCCGCCGCCGCGAAGAAGCGCGCCGCCGACAAGAGGGCCGCGGCCAGCCGCGCTGCTGCCCGCAAGCCCGTCTACGCGAACAACCTGGACGGCTGGATCCGCGAGGCCCTGTCCATCATGAAGGCCAAGGGCATCCCGGGTACGTACGACGGTCTGCACCGCAACATCATCCGCGAGTCCGCCGGCGACCCCCGCGCCATCAACAACTGGGACATCAACGCCCAGAACGGCGTCCCGTCGATCGGCCTGCTGCAGGTCATCAAGCCGACGTTCGACGCGTACCACGTGGCCGGTACGGCCCACAGCCAGTACGACCCGGTTGCCAACATCACCGCCGCTGCCAACTACGCGGCCGACCGGTACGGCTCCATCGACAACGTGAACAGCGCCTACTAA
- a CDS encoding FHA domain-containing protein, whose protein sequence is MPELVLELNGRTWTLDPSRSYTLGRDPQGDLAIDDARVSWRHATISWGGRSWVIEDHGSTNGTYVQGQRIHQMEIGPGSAVHLGNATDGPRLSLSGAGAMAQQAPAQTPQQQAPHQQAPHQQGAPGWAAQAPQQQQQQQHQQQQPQQQQQQPQQQQQQPQQAWQQPQVPHQQGGQGGHAGHGGAQSGGVAGAPPVYGDRSPTTFHQVALGRVMRIGRALENELVVSDLQVSRLHAEFTATPDGRFQIRDLGSHNGTYVNGQPIPKSGTALLGPSDIVGVGHSTFRLVGDRLEEFVDTGEVSFSARHLTVTVDGGKQILKDVSFGVPEKSLIAVIGPSGSGKSTLLKALTGYRPANQGDVLYDNRNLYKQFAELRQRIGLVPQDDILHKELTVKKALKYAAKLRFPADTTEAERQTRIDEVLGELKLDIHKEKKVTSLSGGQRKRVSVALELLTKPSLIFLDEPTSGLDPGMDRDVMQLLRGLADDGRTVLVVTHSVAELAICDKLLVMAPGGSVAYFGPPEEALNFFGYSTWADVFSAFENYRDYDWAGRWRGSQHYQMYAADIDAVAAQSVHMPPPQQMRPPKPQGWMAQLWTLIRRYTSVIASDKGFIGLMVVLPAVLGVVSVVIPADFGLAPPEPPSRFNGDAGTIMLILAVGMCFSGAANSVRELIKERVIYERERATGLSRSAYLMSKVIVLGVITAIQGVIICAIGFASRDLPEEGLLMPPAVELCVIIIALGFTSMMFGLVISSLVKTAEKTMPLLVMFAIVQVVFTGILFQVYGSPGLEQFAWLMPSRWAIAGAGATLDLAHLMPPWDPQNPTDLDPLWEHSAGVWGMNITVLLAIGVACGFAVARLLRRHEPEVMRK, encoded by the coding sequence GTGCCGGAACTCGTACTGGAATTGAATGGAAGGACCTGGACGCTCGATCCGTCCAGGTCGTACACCCTCGGACGCGATCCGCAGGGCGACCTGGCGATCGACGACGCCAGGGTCTCGTGGCGACACGCCACCATCAGCTGGGGGGGCCGGAGTTGGGTCATTGAGGACCACGGCAGCACCAACGGCACGTACGTGCAGGGCCAGCGGATCCACCAGATGGAGATCGGCCCCGGCTCCGCCGTGCACCTCGGCAACGCCACCGACGGTCCGCGACTGAGCCTGAGCGGGGCCGGCGCGATGGCCCAGCAGGCACCGGCTCAGACGCCGCAGCAGCAGGCACCACACCAGCAGGCACCACACCAGCAGGGCGCTCCCGGCTGGGCAGCACAGGCCCCGCAGCAACAGCAGCAACAGCAGCACCAGCAACAGCAGCCTCAGCAACAACAGCAGCAGCCCCAGCAACAACAGCAGCAGCCCCAGCAAGCCTGGCAGCAGCCTCAGGTGCCACACCAGCAAGGCGGCCAGGGCGGCCACGCAGGCCACGGCGGCGCCCAGTCCGGCGGTGTCGCGGGGGCTCCGCCGGTGTACGGAGACCGCAGCCCGACGACGTTCCACCAGGTGGCCCTCGGCCGCGTCATGCGGATCGGCCGTGCGCTGGAGAACGAGCTGGTCGTCTCCGACCTCCAGGTCTCCCGGCTGCACGCCGAGTTCACCGCGACGCCCGACGGCCGCTTCCAGATCCGCGACCTCGGCAGCCACAACGGCACGTACGTCAACGGTCAGCCGATCCCCAAGTCCGGCACCGCGCTGCTTGGTCCGAGCGACATCGTCGGCGTCGGTCACTCGACGTTCCGCCTGGTCGGGGACCGGCTCGAGGAGTTCGTCGACACCGGTGAGGTCTCCTTCTCCGCCCGCCACCTCACGGTGACGGTCGACGGCGGCAAGCAGATCCTCAAGGACGTCTCCTTCGGCGTACCGGAGAAGTCGCTCATCGCGGTCATCGGCCCGTCCGGATCCGGCAAGTCCACCCTGCTCAAGGCGCTCACCGGCTACCGGCCCGCCAATCAGGGCGACGTCCTCTACGACAACCGGAACCTGTACAAGCAGTTCGCCGAGCTCCGCCAGCGCATCGGTCTGGTCCCGCAGGACGACATCCTGCACAAGGAACTGACCGTCAAGAAGGCCCTCAAGTACGCCGCCAAGCTCCGCTTCCCGGCAGATACCACCGAGGCCGAGCGCCAGACCCGCATCGACGAGGTTCTGGGCGAGCTCAAGCTGGACATCCACAAGGAGAAGAAGGTCACCTCCCTCTCCGGTGGCCAGCGCAAGCGCGTCTCCGTAGCCCTGGAGCTGCTGACCAAGCCGTCGCTGATCTTCCTGGACGAGCCGACCTCCGGCCTCGACCCGGGCATGGACCGCGACGTCATGCAGCTGCTCCGCGGCCTCGCCGACGACGGCCGTACGGTCCTCGTCGTCACGCACTCCGTGGCCGAGCTCGCTATCTGCGACAAGCTCCTCGTCATGGCGCCCGGCGGCAGCGTCGCCTACTTCGGTCCGCCGGAGGAGGCACTGAACTTCTTCGGCTACAGCACCTGGGCCGACGTCTTCTCCGCCTTCGAGAACTACCGCGACTACGACTGGGCGGGCCGCTGGCGCGGCTCGCAGCACTACCAGATGTACGCCGCGGACATCGACGCCGTTGCCGCACAGTCCGTACACATGCCGCCCCCGCAGCAGATGCGGCCGCCCAAGCCGCAAGGCTGGATGGCTCAGCTCTGGACACTGATCAGGCGATACACCTCGGTCATCGCGTCCGACAAGGGCTTTATCGGCCTGATGGTGGTCCTGCCCGCCGTCCTCGGCGTGGTCAGCGTCGTCATCCCGGCCGACTTCGGCCTCGCGCCGCCCGAGCCGCCGTCCAGGTTCAACGGCGACGCCGGAACGATCATGCTGATCCTCGCGGTCGGCATGTGCTTCTCCGGCGCGGCCAACTCCGTACGTGAGCTGATCAAGGAACGGGTCATCTACGAAAGGGAACGGGCCACCGGCCTGTCCCGCTCGGCGTACCTCATGTCCAAGGTCATCGTCCTCGGCGTGATCACGGCCATCCAGGGCGTCATCATCTGCGCCATCGGCTTCGCATCCCGCGACCTGCCGGAAGAGGGCCTGCTGATGCCCCCGGCCGTCGAGCTGTGCGTGATCATCATCGCGCTCGGCTTCACCTCGATGATGTTCGGCCTGGTCATCTCCTCGCTGGTGAAGACCGCCGAGAAGACCATGCCGCTGCTCGTCATGTTCGCGATCGTCCAGGTCGTCTTCACCGGCATCCTCTTCCAGGTCTACGGTTCGCCCGGCCTGGAGCAGTTCGCCTGGCTGATGCCGTCCCGCTGGGCCATCGCCGGCGCGGGTGCGACGCTCGACCTGGCGCACCTCATGCCGCCGTGGGACCCGCAGAACCCCACGGACCTGGACCCGCTGTGGGAGCACAGCGCGGGCGTGTGGGGCATGAACATCACGGTCCTGCTGGCCATCGGCGTCGCCTGCGGCTTCGCGGTCGCGCGACTGCTGCGCCGCCACGAGCCCGAGGTCATGCGCAAGTAA
- the serB gene encoding phosphoserine phosphatase SerB, producing MSASQPSQTSDAPTLLVKIFGKDRPGITAGLFDTLAAYSVDVVDIEQVVTRGRIVLCALVTEPTVSTAGELRATVHSWAGSLKLQAEIISGTGDNRPRGSGRSHVTVLGHPLTAESTAAIAASITATGGNIDRIFRLAKYPVTAVEFAVSGTETAPLRTALALEAAELGIDVAVVSAGLHRRAQRLVVMDVDSTLIQDEVIELFAAHAGCEDEVAEVTAQAMRGELDFEQSLHARVALLAGLDAAVVDKVRQEVRLTPGARTLIRTLKRLGYQVGVVSGGFTQVTDDLKERLGLDFASANTLEIVDGKLTGRVVGEIVDRAGKARLLRRFAKEAGVPLSQTVAIGDGANDLDMLNAAGLGVAFNAKPVVREAAHTAVNVPFLDTVLYLLGITREEVEAADGLAE from the coding sequence ATGAGCGCATCGCAGCCCAGCCAGACCTCCGACGCCCCCACCCTTCTCGTCAAGATCTTCGGGAAGGACCGCCCCGGAATCACCGCCGGGCTCTTCGACACCCTCGCCGCCTACTCCGTCGACGTGGTCGACATCGAGCAGGTCGTCACCCGTGGCCGCATCGTCCTGTGCGCCCTCGTGACCGAGCCCACCGTGAGCACCGCCGGTGAGCTGCGCGCCACCGTGCACAGCTGGGCCGGGTCCCTCAAGCTGCAGGCAGAGATCATCTCGGGTACGGGCGACAACCGTCCGCGCGGCAGCGGTCGTTCGCACGTCACCGTGCTCGGGCACCCGCTGACCGCGGAGTCGACCGCCGCCATAGCGGCCAGCATCACGGCGACCGGCGGGAACATCGACCGTATCTTCCGGCTCGCCAAGTACCCCGTCACCGCGGTCGAGTTCGCGGTGTCCGGTACGGAGACCGCACCCCTCCGCACCGCGCTCGCGCTGGAGGCCGCCGAGCTCGGGATCGATGTGGCCGTGGTGTCCGCCGGGCTGCACCGACGGGCACAGCGGCTGGTCGTGATGGATGTGGACTCCACGCTCATCCAGGACGAGGTCATCGAGCTGTTCGCGGCGCACGCGGGATGCGAGGACGAGGTCGCCGAGGTGACCGCACAGGCGATGCGCGGTGAGCTGGACTTCGAGCAGTCGCTGCACGCACGCGTGGCGCTGCTCGCGGGGCTCGACGCCGCGGTCGTGGACAAGGTGCGGCAAGAGGTGCGGCTCACGCCCGGCGCCCGGACCCTGATCCGTACGCTCAAGCGGCTGGGTTACCAAGTGGGCGTCGTATCGGGCGGTTTCACGCAGGTCACCGATGATCTGAAGGAGCGGCTGGGGCTGGACTTCGCCTCGGCGAATACGCTGGAGATCGTCGACGGGAAGCTCACGGGGCGCGTCGTCGGCGAGATCGTGGACCGCGCCGGCAAGGCCCGGCTGCTGCGCCGTTTCGCCAAGGAGGCGGGCGTACCGCTCTCGCAGACCGTCGCGATCGGCGACGGTGCGAATGACCTCGACATGCTGAACGCGGCGGGCCTGGGCGTTGCCTTCAATGCGAAGCCTGTCGTCCGCGAGGCCGCCCACACCGCCGTGAATGTGCCCTTCCTGGACACGGTTCTGTATCTGCTGGGCATCACGCGCGAAGAGGTCGAGGCGGCCGACGGCCTCGCCGAGTGA
- a CDS encoding S-adenosylmethionine:tRNA ribosyltransferase-isomerase, with protein MTVLDALRVPEELSARVPAEERGGGRDDVRLLVSRGTEVAHHAFRDLAGRLRAGDVLVVNTSRTLAAAVDGWLVGRGSGAGTGTGAGAVPGAGAGTGPGPETGAGSRPGPETRAGSGAGTGSGAGTGSGAGSGAGAGAGSGAGTGTGTGTGPVSGAVSGGEAVVVHFSTRGDDLRWSVELRSPVGDGTTRPRAGGGSGDVVLVGGGVRLVLEEPVSAVGERLWWARVSGGDVPGLLRGHGRPIRYGYTERDQPLSAYQTVFAVDSPDGAGSAEMPSAGRPFTAATVAGLVSRGVQFAPLTLHTGVSSAEAHEPPYPERFEVPDATARLINAARAGAGRVIAVGTTAVRALESAAGPDGVVRAAAGWTDLVVTPERGVRVVDGLLTGLHEPEASHLLMLEAIAGRAALGRSYAEALTHLYRWHEFGDVHLILPEEATHSEHRSCNER; from the coding sequence ATGACGGTGCTCGACGCACTGCGCGTACCGGAGGAGCTGTCGGCACGGGTGCCCGCCGAGGAGCGCGGCGGCGGGCGTGACGATGTGCGGCTGCTGGTGTCGCGCGGGACGGAGGTGGCGCATCACGCGTTCCGGGACCTGGCGGGTCGGCTGCGAGCCGGGGACGTACTGGTGGTGAATACGTCACGGACGCTGGCGGCGGCGGTGGACGGGTGGCTTGTGGGGCGGGGGTCGGGAGCGGGGACGGGGACGGGAGCGGGAGCGGTTCCGGGGGCAGGAGCGGGAACGGGGCCGGGACCGGAGACGGGAGCGGGGTCGAGGCCGGGACCGGAGACGCGAGCGGGGTCCGGAGCGGGAACGGGGTCCGGAGCGGGAACGGGGTCGGGTGCAGGGTCCGGAGCGGGAGCGGGTGCAGGGTCCGGAGCGGGGACGGGGACGGGGACGGGGACGGGTCCAGTGTCCGGGGCCGTTTCGGGGGGCGAGGCTGTGGTCGTGCACTTCTCCACCCGGGGGGACGACCTGCGGTGGAGCGTGGAGCTGCGGAGTCCTGTGGGGGACGGGACCACCCGGCCGCGTGCCGGTGGGGGCTCGGGGGACGTGGTGCTCGTGGGTGGCGGCGTACGTCTGGTATTGGAGGAGCCTGTCAGTGCGGTTGGGGAGCGGTTGTGGTGGGCCCGGGTTTCCGGTGGGGACGTGCCGGGGCTGTTGCGCGGGCACGGGCGGCCCATTCGGTACGGATACACGGAGCGGGACCAGCCGCTGTCCGCTTACCAGACGGTGTTCGCGGTGGACTCCCCCGACGGGGCCGGTTCCGCGGAGATGCCCAGCGCCGGGCGGCCCTTCACCGCGGCGACGGTGGCGGGGCTGGTGAGCCGGGGTGTGCAGTTCGCACCGCTCACCCTGCATACAGGGGTGTCGTCGGCCGAGGCGCACGAGCCGCCGTACCCGGAGCGCTTCGAGGTGCCGGACGCGACGGCGCGGCTGATCAATGCCGCCCGTGCGGGAGCAGGCCGGGTCATTGCCGTCGGGACTACGGCCGTGCGCGCGCTGGAGTCGGCGGCGGGTCCCGACGGGGTCGTGCGCGCGGCGGCGGGCTGGACCGATCTGGTGGTCACCCCCGAGCGCGGGGTGCGTGTGGTGGACGGGCTGCTGACAGGACTGCACGAGCCGGAGGCATCGCATCTGCTGATGCTGGAGGCGATCGCGGGGCGGGCCGCTCTGGGCCGCAGCTACGCCGAAGCGCTGACCCATCTCTACCGCTGGCACGAGTTCGGCGACGTACACCTCATCCTGCCGGAGGAGGCCACTCACTCTGAGCATCGCTCGTGCAACGAGCGGTGA
- a CDS encoding SixA phosphatase family protein, whose amino-acid sequence MSVDTPRRIVLLRHAKADWPQVSDHERPLADRGRMDAPVAGHRLADTGITFDLALCSTAARTRETWKLAVQELPRRPRTVYEERLYEASLGDLLALLNETPDEVNDLLVIGHNPGMHAAADALAGGAEGDALARMTRSGFPTASFAVIGFTGSWKSVEHGAGRLLDYWAPHD is encoded by the coding sequence ATGAGCGTCGATACACCCCGAAGGATCGTCCTACTCCGGCATGCGAAGGCCGACTGGCCACAGGTGTCCGACCACGAGCGCCCGCTCGCCGACCGAGGCCGCATGGATGCCCCGGTCGCCGGCCACCGGCTGGCGGACACCGGCATCACCTTCGATCTGGCTCTCTGCTCGACCGCCGCCAGGACCCGTGAGACCTGGAAGCTGGCCGTGCAGGAGCTGCCGCGGCGACCCAGGACCGTCTACGAGGAGCGGCTGTACGAGGCCTCCCTCGGCGACCTTCTCGCGCTGCTGAACGAGACCCCGGACGAGGTGAACGACCTTCTTGTCATCGGCCACAACCCCGGCATGCACGCGGCCGCCGACGCCCTGGCGGGCGGTGCCGAGGGCGACGCACTGGCCCGGATGACCCGCAGTGGATTCCCGACCGCGTCGTTCGCGGTCATCGGGTTCACCGGCTCCTGGAAGTCCGTGGAGCACGGCGCGGGCAGGCTGCTGGACTACTGGGCACCGCACGACTGA
- a CDS encoding CynX/NimT family MFS transporter encodes MPDDETRTLSPAHKAPTIPAQAQASADRRTVWITRLLIVGLVLAALNLRPAITSLGPLLEEVRIGLGMSGSVAGLLTSVPPLCFALFGLTAPRLARRFGPGAIVCAGMAAIAAGLLVRPFVGATAGFLAASALALMGIALSNILMPVIVKRWFPDRVGQMTGLYSMALSLGTALAAAATVPMTQALGGSWQTGLALWGALAAVAVLPWLVLTRQAGARAAETRAAAQEQRNAPALRITRSRTAWALACFFGLQATAAYITMGWMPQIFRDAGVSAGTAGVLLAVTMAMGVPLAFVIPRLASRMRTQGPIVVALGLCGLMGYTGLYLAPASGAWVWALLLGVSNCAFPLALTMIGMRAKTGAGVVRLSAFAQSTGYLLSIPGPLLVGVLYQHSGSWGLPIALMAGLMVPQIVVGALAGRNRTIEEELR; translated from the coding sequence ATGCCCGACGACGAGACCCGGACCCTGAGCCCCGCCCACAAGGCGCCGACCATCCCCGCACAGGCACAGGCCTCCGCGGACCGGCGCACAGTCTGGATCACCCGGCTCCTGATCGTCGGACTCGTCCTCGCCGCCCTGAACCTCCGCCCCGCCATCACCAGCCTCGGCCCGCTCCTCGAAGAGGTCCGCATCGGGCTCGGCATGAGCGGCAGCGTCGCCGGTCTCCTGACCTCCGTACCGCCTCTCTGCTTCGCGCTCTTCGGCCTCACCGCGCCGCGCCTCGCCCGCCGCTTCGGCCCCGGCGCGATCGTGTGCGCCGGTATGGCGGCCATCGCGGCAGGCCTGCTGGTACGCCCCTTCGTCGGGGCCACCGCCGGATTCCTCGCGGCCAGCGCGCTCGCCCTCATGGGCATCGCGCTGAGCAACATCCTCATGCCGGTCATCGTCAAGCGCTGGTTCCCCGACCGCGTGGGCCAGATGACCGGGCTCTACTCGATGGCCCTCTCCCTCGGCACCGCCCTCGCCGCGGCCGCCACCGTCCCCATGACCCAGGCCCTGGGCGGCAGTTGGCAGACCGGCCTCGCCCTGTGGGGCGCGCTGGCCGCAGTCGCCGTACTGCCCTGGCTCGTCCTGACCCGGCAGGCCGGCGCCAGGGCCGCCGAGACGCGCGCCGCCGCCCAGGAGCAGCGGAACGCCCCCGCGCTGAGGATCACCCGCAGTCGTACGGCATGGGCGCTCGCCTGCTTCTTCGGCCTCCAGGCCACGGCGGCGTACATCACGATGGGCTGGATGCCGCAGATCTTCCGCGACGCCGGAGTCTCCGCGGGCACTGCCGGTGTGCTGCTCGCCGTCACCATGGCGATGGGCGTCCCGCTCGCCTTCGTCATCCCGCGCCTCGCGTCCCGCATGCGCACCCAGGGCCCGATCGTCGTCGCCCTCGGCCTGTGCGGGCTCATGGGTTACACCGGCCTCTACCTCGCTCCGGCCTCCGGCGCCTGGGTGTGGGCCCTGCTGCTCGGCGTCTCCAACTGCGCGTTCCCGCTCGCCCTCACCATGATCGGGATGCGGGCGAAGACCGGCGCGGGCGTCGTCCGCCTCTCCGCCTTCGCGCAGAGCACCGGCTATCTCCTCTCGATCCCCGGGCCGCTGCTCGTCGGCGTGCTCTACCAGCACAGCGGCAGCTGGGGCCTGCCGATCGCCCTGATGGCGGGGCTGATGGTGCCGCAGATCGTGGTCGGCGCGCTGGCCGGGCGCAACCGCACCATCGAGGAAGAGCTCCGCTGA
- a CDS encoding streptophobe family protein — MGAGGSVGVRWGDVLFAAIASVSWALVGMAGVAALGLHLLGADSAASLGPMTAAVVVLGAGGSVSPSGNVSAFGLEGAEATTAVDIAPLGVGLVGALLLAFFFLRSLRGAGKVISGGELAARAGSVAVLFVATMGGLAWAGHDVITIDGDALGGALGLDDTGDVPGGIADRLPDGLGDIGGLLPGGLPDRLADLADAKASVGFTVNTGDSLVGGACWVVGVLVIALLASRRTPLPRGWDAMHRVVRPAASALVTVLVVAVVAGLAAAAYAAVGDDHPKRVVGAALLGTPNGVWLGIPLGLLVPWDGEATGELAKVLPDPLDELLRAGAEEPVTLGRLAELDGRIWLLGVAAAVMMLYAGVLAAARTPRGELSVAGFAGRCGVRLGVVAAIALPLLVWLTDVSADASLSVLGFDAFGAGIELHGSVPMAVLMGLAWGAGAGSVGALLACAAGVAGARAAALASASALGGGGGRTYPDLAYVPGPYRPSPAYRPSHDDTNPYLRPPEDVHGAPTVAGPMVPPPPVGPRRPPPPVGPRRPWPPEEEGPPPGWPGRRG; from the coding sequence ATGGGCGCTGGCGGCAGTGTGGGCGTGCGGTGGGGCGATGTGCTGTTCGCCGCGATCGCTTCGGTGAGCTGGGCGTTGGTCGGCATGGCGGGCGTCGCGGCCCTCGGGCTCCATCTGCTGGGCGCGGATTCGGCGGCATCGCTCGGGCCGATGACAGCGGCGGTGGTGGTGCTCGGGGCAGGGGGTTCGGTCAGTCCTTCCGGCAATGTCTCGGCCTTCGGTCTGGAGGGCGCGGAGGCGACGACCGCCGTCGACATCGCGCCACTTGGGGTGGGTCTGGTCGGGGCTCTCCTGCTGGCGTTCTTCTTCCTGCGGTCGCTGCGGGGCGCGGGGAAGGTGATCTCCGGGGGCGAACTGGCCGCGCGGGCGGGCTCGGTGGCCGTGCTGTTCGTCGCCACGATGGGCGGGCTCGCCTGGGCCGGCCACGACGTCATCACCATCGACGGCGATGCGCTCGGCGGCGCGCTCGGGCTCGACGACACCGGCGACGTGCCCGGCGGTATCGCCGACCGCCTTCCCGACGGGCTCGGGGACATCGGCGGTCTGCTCCCCGGCGGCCTCCCCGACCGGCTCGCCGACCTCGCGGACGCGAAGGCGTCGGTCGGCTTCACCGTCAATACCGGCGATTCTCTGGTGGGCGGGGCGTGCTGGGTGGTCGGAGTGCTGGTCATCGCGTTACTCGCGTCCCGTCGTACGCCGCTGCCTCGCGGGTGGGACGCCATGCACCGGGTCGTACGGCCGGCCGCTTCCGCCCTGGTCACAGTGCTGGTTGTCGCGGTTGTGGCCGGGCTCGCCGCGGCGGCGTACGCGGCGGTCGGCGACGACCACCCGAAGCGGGTCGTGGGCGCCGCGCTGCTCGGGACGCCGAACGGGGTGTGGCTCGGGATCCCGCTCGGGCTGCTCGTGCCGTGGGACGGCGAGGCGACGGGCGAGCTGGCGAAGGTGCTGCCGGATCCGCTGGACGAGCTGCTTCGGGCGGGCGCGGAGGAACCGGTGACGCTGGGCAGGCTCGCCGAACTCGACGGTCGTATCTGGCTGTTGGGGGTCGCGGCCGCGGTGATGATGCTGTACGCGGGGGTGCTTGCGGCGGCCCGTACACCTCGGGGGGAGCTGTCGGTCGCGGGGTTCGCGGGACGGTGCGGGGTGCGGCTGGGGGTGGTGGCGGCGATTGCGCTGCCGCTGCTGGTGTGGCTGACGGATGTTTCCGCCGACGCTTCGCTGTCCGTGCTGGGGTTCGACGCGTTCGGCGCCGGTATCGAGCTGCACGGGAGTGTGCCGATGGCGGTACTGATGGGCCTGGCGTGGGGTGCGGGGGCAGGGAGCGTGGGGGCGCTGCTGGCGTGTGCGGCGGGGGTGGCGGGGGCGCGGGCCGCGGCCTTGGCGTCGGCGTCGGCTTTGGGTGGCGGCGGGGGGCGGACCTATCCGGATCTTGCTTACGTGCCGGGGCCCTACCGGCCGTCGCCGGCCTATCGGCCCTCGCACGACGATACGAACCCGTATCTGAGGCCGCCGGAGGATGTGCATGGGGCGCCTACGGTGGCGGGGCCGATGGTACCGCCGCCTCCGGTGGGGCCAAGGCGGCCGCCGCCTCCGGTGGGGCCGCGGCGGCCGTGGCCTCCGGAGGAGGAGGGACCGCCGCCGGGGTGGCCGGGGCGGCGGGGGTGA